tgtcccccagccccaggagccccctGCCATCCCCCGTGGTGGGCGGGTGGTCCCCAGCCAAGCGCTGCACCTCCCGGTCCCCGACGGACTCGGACGTCTCCCTCGACTCCGAAGACTCGGGGGCCAAGAGCCCGGGCATCCACAGCTTCAACCTCTGCCCCCGGGGCTGGACCGGCAGCCTGCGGTTGAAACCGGGGGGGCTGCCCTCAGGGGCCCCCTGCACCTCCTAAACGAGCCAGCCCCGGCTGGgccaccctctccccagccccgccagcccggGCGATGCCACCCGCTGACCCTCCATTGGGAACACCCCAACCCTCGGGGCTGCGGTCCCCAAAAAACGGTGTCCCCGTTCCCCGGCGGAGTTGCCGTGGCCCCTCGGCGTGCCGGGGGGGTCaggtgcctgctgcctgcccgccATCCCATGGCCCCGCTCTATTTTTACCAGCCTAACCTTTCGGGGCAGGACTGCCTGGTcagcaggcagcgcaggcagagcaggcagcggggggtggtggtgggggggagccagcccccagcactgtcCCCTCCCTCCGCAGCCAGCCCCAGGCCACACAGCCAAGGTGGGGACGGGCTCGGtggtcccctgtccccagcgctgggGTGTCACCCCGGGGTGTCAccgcagctctgctctgctggggtgggcagcGCCGGGTGGGTGCCGCAGCCGGGCACCCTCTTTCATCCTGTCCCAGCCTCCAGATATGGCTGGTTTCAATTGAAACcagattttggggaggaaaagttaattttttcattCCAGCCCCCCActtcttcattgcttttattttacgTTTCTCAAAGGAATTGCCCTTAATCCTTCCGCCGTGACCAAAAAGAGAACCAAAGTTATTTATTGCCATGTCAAGGGGACCGTTTACAggtgccctcctgccctgcccaggcaAAGAGGGAcagccccatcctgtcccctgtcactgtccccatccccaggctcaccccatcctgtccccacccctgcgGGATGGAGGGACACACGGGGACCCGTGGGGGCTGTGGCGGCCAGGGCgggtgggaggaggtgggggggctgtgggggggctgAAGGAAGCGGTACGGGTTGCAGAGGGTTTGAAGGAGGTGTCGGTGCAGGAAGCGATGCTGACAGTGTCTTGGGGACAAGCCGGTGTCCCCATGGGGAGCCCTGCaaggggctgggtgggcaggcagagcccccccctgccagggcagcagtgtcagagggaggtttggggggagggaaatggggagAGGAGGGCGTCAGGGTGGACGCAGTCATGTGGCAGGGCCTGGGGAGAGCGGTAGGTGCCCGGGAGGGCAATGGGTCCCCAAAACACTTGTCCCCACCCAGGGGTGGGCAGGCGCCTGTTGGGGAGCCAGGAGACCCTGCGGCAGTGACCGCAGCCCCCACGCAGGGGACACAGCCCCCACCCAGGGGACACAGCCTTGGTGCCTGACACCAGCACCGAGAAAGGAGGATGCGTTTGGGCTGCCGGGGCTCTGGCATGCTCCTTGTTCAGGGAACCCCCGtcaccccttccctctccccaggaCACGCTGTCAGAGCCAGCCCATCCCTGTTCCCTGGGgtccccctgccccgcagcctgCCCTTCCCGGGACACAGCCCCCCCCTTGCTCCACCAGCCACCACAACCCGCCTTCACCACACAGCTGTATCCCCAGCTCAGAAATAAACTGCCGTTATCCCACCCAGCCTGACCTGCCTGGCTCCAATCCGTCCCTGAGGTGGCCTGGGCACGCGTGCCACATggccacctcctgctgctgctgcatggccACCATCCCggtccccaggggccagccctgctctgtgtCGGGGTGGTGGCATCCtggtccccaggggccagcccTGCTCCGTGCTGGGGTGGTGGCATCCTGGTCCCCGagggccagccctgctctgtgctggggtGATGGCGTCCCTGGTCCCCGagggccagccctgctctgtgctggggtGATGGCGTCCCCGGCCCCCAAGGGCCAGCCTTGCTCCATGCTGGGGTGATGGCATCCCTGGTCCCCGagggccagccctgctctgtgctggggtGACTGTGTCCCTGGTCCCCAAGGGtcagccccgctccgccccctTTCTCAGCCAGAAATAACTGCTGTCCCGCGGCCGGACCTTGGCATCTGGGCTGGAGCCCAGCACGGGTCAGGGCGAGCGGCTGGGAGCCCGGGGGTGCCGCGGAGGGCCAGCCAGGACCACCGAGCGGCTGGTGGCCACAGCTTggctccagccccatccccagccgCAGCAGGAGAGCATCTTCGGTCCCCGGCGTCCGGGGCGTCCCCTGGCCAGGTCAAGGAGGTGAGGTCCAACGCTGGGctcagcagctgggtgggtgcttggGGACGTCCCAGTCTTGGTGGTGGGGATGTCCCCACCGTGGGGGTCAGGGTATGGTCTCCCCGAGGGTTTTGAGGGAAGGACGGGGCGCGGATCCCACGCTGGCCGTGCGGATGGTCGCTGTTGGACtcagctggcagggagctgcgTGCCAGGCACCCGCGGCCCCGCGGGGACCccctgctctgcagggctgtTAGGGGAAGCtgcacagcaccagccccagcccagggagacCAGGTGCACCAAACAGGGCCGAGCCACCACCCTGCTCCTCGCACTTGCTGAGCCGAACGCCCCAGCAGCACCGGGGGGGTTCAGACCAGGGCTGGTCTCATCTCCAGCCACCTCCCCGCAAAGGAGCAGCCCAgaccagcagccccacagcccgtctCGCCGCTGGCCGGGCTCGCCAGCTCCCCGGCAGGGTCAGGGTTGCGTCTCCTGCACCCTCGGGGCCAGTGGCTGAAAATAGCTCTGCTAAAGAGGAGGTGGCGGTGGGGTGGCAGCCAGGGCCCCCGCTCGTCCCGCAGGCTGTGGGGGCTGCTCGCAGGGGGCTCAGGATGCCAGAACACCGGCTTGCTGTGGGCAAGGACAGAGCTGGGGACATTTTTTGCCCTAaagaaaggcagggaggaaagaTGACAAGCAGGGGCTGAGGGGTGGCGCGCTTTGGACATTTCCTTACATCTGTCGAAGGGAATGGAGAGCAGCGTGAGGATGATGCTGGCCACAGGAGGTGTTCAGGGACAATGGTGGCCAGGGGAGGTGGCTCAGGGATGATGCTGTCTGGGGGAGATGCTCAGCCAAAGCCTGGTGTCTCCCCATGGCACGCCTGGGGCTGACACGTCCCCAGGCTTGGTGTCACCCCAGGGCTGCCTCTCTCTTCCAGCTGGGCAGGATCTGTCCCCCTCCCACCTAACTGCCCCAGAAGCACGGAAGCAAGTGATGACCATCATGAGACCGGGCCCTGAAGACGGTaaggggaggtgctggggggtgccaCCGGTCCCAGGGCAGTGCCCGCCCTGCCGAGGGGCCAGACCTACCGCTGGTTGTGGCCACTGTCCCCGCTGCCTGGGGCTTCTCTGCCTGCTTTCTTGGTCCCCTCTTGCACTACAGCCCCGATCATGCGCAGCAATCATGTGCCAAAGGCTGGAGGGGACCATGCACGGGGGCAGGAGAGACTGTTTGAGCCTCTGGAGCTGAGATAACTCCCCGACAATTCCCCCCACCAAGGAAACGCAGCTCCAGGCGCGGGGGCATGGCTGAGCTGTGACAGGGACACTGGCAGGGGCCTCAGCTGTGTCTctgctctcccccaccctccccagcgcCCCGGCTGGACCTGGGCAAGAAGATGAGCGTGCCCCAGGACCTGATGATGGAGGAGCTCTCCCTGCGGAATAACCGCGGCTCTCAGCTCTTCCAGCAGCGCCAGAAGCGGGTGCAGCGCTTCGTCTACGAGCATCCCAGCGGCTACAGGCAGGTGGGTCTGTGGCTCGTCCCTGGCTCCGGGCGGGACGGCCCTTCCCTGGCTCTTGCAGCCCTTGCAGGGAAGCGATTcctggcggggctgggggtctcTCAGCAGGGCAGCCACGCTCAGCCGCCCGCTACGCCGAGatgaagggaggggagaggcggcTTGGTGGGCTGGGCATGGAGGTGGGCAAGCATCACATCCAACATCCACCGAAGAGCAAGGGTGCCGGTCCCCTTCTGCACCCACCAACCCCTCTCCTCACCTCCCGCAGCTCCAAGGGACGGGTGGCTCACACCGCCCTGAGAAAGGTGACCAGGAGGGGACAGCAAACGAGTGGACGGTGAGTAGGTGGAGGAAGCTCCGAGGTGCTTTGGACAGCTTCCCAAGTCCtgactggggcagggggaggtccCAGCACCCGCTGACTGTCCCCTCCGCAGGCAGGGGAGGATGCCGGGGGCCAGCAGAGTTATCACTCCGAGCTCCACGTGGCAGCGTCGCCCCAGGGTGGCCCCCCCGAAGTGCCCAAGAAGACGGAGAAAGTCTTGCAGATGAGCAAAGTCCTCAACCCCGATGCTCTGGCCCCAGGTAAACGCCACCTACACCCCAAAGCCGGCACTATTGTAGTCTCAGTAATGTGGGGCTCTTCGAGCTGCTGCCTGCTGAGGGGtcctccccaaaaccctccccCAGAATTGTTATATATATGAATAGATAACATATTTATGCTATATACACATAATCCTGCCCCCAGCAGCAGGTCCTCTGTGGCCATGCAAAGGCAGGGCTGttcccagcctccccttccctgctcgGGACGTTGTCCCAGcccagctgtggccacagcagctCACGCCATCTCTCCCCCACCCAGGATACTCGGGCCCCCTCAAAGAAGTCCCCCCGGAGAAGTTCAACGCCACCGCCATCCCCAAGGGCTACCGCTCCCCGTGGCAGGCGCTCCTCGGCGACAAGGACAACGCTGTGCATGGCAAGAACCAGCCACCCGTGAGACCCACTCCGTGGGACTTCAGGAGCTTCAACAGGTAATGCTGGCCGAGGAGCAGGCACCACCAGCCTGTCCATCCCTTGGCCAAACCTTTCAGCCTCAAGAAGCACCTACCATTCTGCCAGGGAAATCAATGGTCCGTGCCCTCTGTTACGCAGCACAGGGGAGCAGCAAGGGCTCAGGTCGCTCTGCCGCTGATCAGGAGCTCCTCCGTGGCTCCTCTGCAAAGgtccctgcctccagcagctctccagatCCCCTCTCAGCTCCACCACTGGCCTATGCAGACTTTAGCAGCTTGACCTCACTGGGTAACCTCGGGAATGAAATTTGGGAGGACTAATTCTCACGCACGTGGTCCTGGAGAAGGAATCGCTGCTGTTCCCAGCCGGGCTTAGCTCTGGACTGGGTGGAGGAATGGCACAAACAGTGCCAAGTCTCTCTCCTAATTTCCTTAAGGTATCCAAGCAGCTGCTGGAAGCAGTGGGGGTGTAAGGTTAATCTTCCCACAAAGTGCTAAGAGGTCACCAGATTCCTTCCAAACATGTGCTTGAGATGGAAGTCTCAAGACAGGGGAGTTTCTGGTGGCTCAGCCTGGCAAGCTCCATGCCCTGCGGCTGCTTCCAACGGAGCGTGGCTGCCGTGCCTCCTCGCACCTCCAAATGGCGCTGGGGTCGAGGTTGGGACCCAGGAGCAGAGAACACTGGGGAAAATCTCGTTTCTGGGAAGGTGCTTGGTGGGGATCCAGGAGACAGAGATCTGGTGGTAACAAAGCACCAGCAACCCAAGGTAGAATAACGAGAACTGAACTTTCAAGATGGACATCATCCCAGGGAACCTGCAAACCAAGGTCCTGGTTCTCCTCCTCACGGAAAGCCTCTTCCGTGAGGATGAAAGTACATTAGCCTTGGTGGCCTGGCCAAAGTCACCTTCCAGTAGGCAAGCTCCCACTGGAGCTCCCTTCTGGGACACAGCACTGCTCCCTGTCAAACCATCTACCCTGGTGCTGGGCCTCCGGAGACAGCAGCTTTCCGGAGCCCGCCCCGACGTTGGATTTAAGTCACGGGGGACACGACTGCTGGGCTTTGAGCTGTGGGGAACCACAACCCCTCTGCTTTCCGAAGGGCGACGATCAGCCCAGCTGCTGGTGGAGCCGAGATGACGCTGCTGCCATTCCTTCGCcactctcctctcccccagccctggggctttGCCGTGGGGCGTAGCACAAGGCTGCAGCACGCTCAGCCCCCTCGTGTTTCCCCTCCCACACCAGTGAAAGCGTGGCAGCCCGCTGGTTTGCACTGGCGTGgggctgagggagagagggaagaagggatggGGTTACCAGAAGGGACAAGGACCGTGGGGAAGCCGAGGGGCCGCCTCAGCGATTCCCTCAGGTTCTCCTTCCCAGCCACTCAGCCATCCTGAGCTTTCCGGGAGCAGTAACATCCGAGGAGGTGCCGGAGGGGGAGAACAAGGAGCTGCTGCAGACGCTTGGCTCTTTTCTGTCAACATTGAGCCATGTTCCTGCCTCGGCGTTTATTTACGGACAGGGACTGAAGCAAGGGCATGTTTCTGAATAATGCTTTACCCCGTACCATTTCTCCCTTCTTGCACGCTGCCTTTCTATTTAAAGTCTTGAACTGTTATTTAATACAGACGGATGCTAATTTAACACCAAGCCTCTCGCCACCTCCTCTAATTCTTCACTGAGGCACGAAGATTCAGAGAGCCAATCTGCTTTTCACTGGGCTTTTCATGATCTTCCAAGCTGTTGGCTTTTAAATCGACTTCTCAGTTCATCAAATACCAAACTGCGGAAAAACAAGCTTTTTTGGAACAAATCGGCTAGCGAGAAGCCAGCGGTCTTGCCTAAAGCTAGGTGAATCCCAGCACAGCTCGCATGGGTCACAGGGCAAGGGCAAGCTCACCGTCTCAACAGCAGCTGCGTTAAAGCAGATATCGATTTATTCCCAACTTTAAAGGTTCGGGCTGTGATGCAAAGCCCTTCGGCCACCTTGCTAAGGTGCGCTGCCTCAGGAGGGAGTGAAACCCGAGCTTTGAGAAGGACCGTCTTTTCCCAGAAGGGAGAAAGTTTCTGGAACAAACCTCCCTCATTTACATTTCCCCCCCTTTATTTCTCCTCTGTTGCAAAACGGTGCCATGTGTTACTCATGTTCGCGCAGCGCTTCCCAAAGCAAACATTCCCAGCTATGCCTCATTGATAGCTCAGCCTCCACGGGCTGCTCCAAAACCAACATTCTTGgctcttcgggggctggcactcTCTTCCCCGGTCCATTTCCACATTTCTCCAGGAAGGGATGACAGCTCTTGCCCCCGCAGTGCTCCTCCTGTTAGTCATAGCTCAAGAGAAGCTGTCCCAAAAGGCAGGCTGGAGCCAGGGCCAGGAGAAAGACGTTTGCCTGCACATGTGCTAGAGCGATCAGGAGGCAGCACCGTCAGCCTCAACCCTCTGCAGAACACATTCACTGTGGCCGAGTCACTTTCTAAAGACCAGGGGGTTTGTCACCCTCACCTGCTCTCTTAACCTAACCCCTTTCACGTGCCGAAcgcctctgctgctgttggcagagcCCACCGAAAGAGACTACGGCAAAGGTAGGAACgggcttcctccctcccctgcacaGCCACTGGCACTCAAACACCAAACCCCGCTCCCCGGGCCTGCCAAAGCTTGGGTTGAAGTTGGCTGTGTGATTCCGTTCAGGAGAAGCACCTCGCGGGGCTTGCAGAGGCTCCAACAGCATcccggggaggaagaggagggttgTCATTTGCTACAGGCATTGCtaggctgctgctgggctcagtTAGTAAATCCAGACCTGCTTTTTCACAGAATGGTGggacttggaagggacctctggagatcacccagtcccaccccctgccagagcagggtcacccagagcaggtggcacaggaacgcgtccaggcgggtttggaatgtctccagagtcggagactcccccacctctctgggcagcctgtgccagggctctgccaccctcaaaggaaagaagctcctcctcgtgtttaggtggaacttcctatgctcaagtttgtgcccgttacctcttgtcctgtccccgggcaccactgaaaagagcctggccccatcctcctgacacccacccttcaagtatttataagcatggataagatcccccctcagtcttctccagactttttagacccaagtccctcagtctttcttcataagagaggtgttccagtcccctaatcctcTTCGTAGCCCTTTACAACATGCCCACTCTCTCCTCCTGCCGTGTTAAATCTGCTGCTTCTCCCGCCGCAGGACTCCCGCCCCCTTCGACAGAGCACTGGTCAGCGACCTGTTCTCGGCACCTACCACCGAGCTGGACAACCTGAGCGCTCTGGAGGTGATCTCCTACAGACCCAACTTCAACAGAACGCCGCAAGGCTGGGTGCGGATTCTGCCGGAGAGCGATGAGCTGTAGGCGGCCGCGCGCTCCCTTCCCCATCGCCACGGATGCTTTTCTCGCCAGACTCAAACATACTTCGCACAGTAGGGGAGAGTGTTCTTTGCGAAAGCTAAGCTAGTGGTCGCGGGTTGTCATCCTCTCCAGCGGGATTTGAACAAGCTCAAGTCTGGGACCATTTGGAATTCCCCTCATACCAGCCATTGTCACAAGGGTGTTTAGCGCTAAGCTAACCAGCCAAGTCCTCCTCGTTAATCCAAGCAGATCACCGTGAACTCCCGGACAAAGCATGCCGTACAGCCTGTCCTCGTGGAAAATGGCAGGACTCACCAAGCTGTCTCGCTGCTTCTTCACCGGCACGCAAGACCTGCTCCGACAGCTGGTGCCTTTGGAGAGAAATTCCACCTTCAGGACAACTCTACATCTGTTATTCCGGTCAGGACAGTGAGAGGAGGTGATAattgaagagcagcagcaaaacaagttACCAGAGGGACTGGCGCGTTAAAAGCACTTACCTTGGGCCTGGCTGGACAACAGAAACAAGTGAGGAGCTGGAAATCTGCCTGTTCACCAACACAGCACAACCGGGATAGATGGGAGAGGAACACTGGGAATTGGAAACTTGTGCCCCGTTTTCCACAAGCTACTGGCTAGCACTTGGCAGCTGTTATTTTCCCCTTCCTACTGCTATTTGCATGCCTTGCTTAAACACCTAAGCCCTTTGATGGACTTACGCCAGATGCGCTTCATGCAGTTGGTCGATAAGGATCAGGCCCTGCCTGGACCCTCCGCACTGCAGAATTGTGCCCGTCTGAGGATCCTGATGGGGTATTCCGGCAACTTCAGCATCAGCGGGAAGGAAAAGCGGCGCAGCCGTGACTCCGGAGCAAGCGCAGGCTTCCCCCTGAACACAAAAATCAGCAGCAAGGATTCAGCTACACGAAGGTTTTCAGCAGTGACACACAGCGGGACACGCCACTAACAACAGGCTATCGGACAGTCGTCAGAACATCTGGAAAACCCCGCTAACCGCTAACAAAAACTCTAACTTAACACCGGCTTTCTACAATTGCTTTTGTCAGGTTCTTAACGTTACCCTTACTTCATCTTGCAAAAGCAGGCGCATCAGgataaaagtttctttttccacCGCCGCGGTTGAATCGGGCAAGTAAATTTTGTGGTTAAAATGCAGTTAACAGCTGCCTCGCTTGTGAAGTGTATTTGTAACGCCGTGCAGACTGATGCGCAGAGGAAATCCCacacagggatgctgctgccgcaACACCCCATTCAGGCAGGAAACTTCCATTGCTCTGTTCTTCCCCCAGAAGCAGGAGGGGACaagcaaatggaaagagaaaaggtcTGTTCCGTAAACGTTAAGAATTTACGATGATTCCaaacccttctccctcctctttgtCCATCAGTTGAAGAACCCGTGTACCCCAGGGACCTGGCTAGACATAATAAATAAATTGCGATAATGTAAAGCCTGCTGGCATTCGAGATCTGTCTGCTCAGCGCTCACGGCCCTGCCTGCAGAGATGCGGGGCCAGAGCCGTGGCACACGCTGCAGCCctcccacgtccccagcagccCTCTGCCCGTCCTCCAACACCGCCCTGGGGCAGCTCGGACCTGACAAACTCACCACCTGCGCCCAAATCATACAGGACACCACTCGGAACTAAGAGTGGACCCGCTGTCACTGCCAGCTCCGCACCTCAGCTTTAGCAGCAGCCAAATAAAAATCGAAGTTCTCGGCCACTCTGCTCCAGGAAGCAGGCTCTAAGCAAAGTGttgaaaatttcaaatattttaatgtgtttttttgaaaaacaagcaaatgagGCTTCAGAGCAAGTCCCGTCATGTTTTGCTTTACAGAAAGATGTCCACAGATCCATTGTGTGAAAGCAGCTGACGCACAGATAAAACTTAAAATCCTCCAGCCCCACGTACACGCGTTACACAGCGCAGGCTCCGTGCAGGACACGGGTGCTCCTGGGCAACCACTAGAGCTGGAGCACAGAAAGAGAAGTTTCACCTCTTACCAAAGCAGGACAAAGCGGGATGCATCTCACAGCTTAAGAGGAGACTGTATCCACAGGCCACGAAAGCCCCAGTCATGCTCCAAATATACCCCGGAGAAGCTTGCAGCCGCGCCGCGTCCCCCCGCTGCAGCTGTCAGCAACACAAGCCCAGCCTCGGGGGGCCACGGGGGGCTGTCACCGGGCTAAAACAGGCAACCGCTAAACTGTCACCCCACATCACGCTGCACTACCCACGGTCTGCTTGCAAGAACTAACACTTCTCTTGCTCAGGACATGCAGGATCAGAGGTGAAGCATCAAaaaggttttgttggtttttttaagcgaGATgtcaggaaaaaggaaggaggaaaattcTGTAACAATAGGAAGGCAAAGCCATGGGTTTGGCACATCTGATAAGCTTGTTTTTCAGCTTGGTTTAATACCTCATTAGAATAATAAGTCATTACCCGTCAGACAGAAGAGTCTCTGATTACATTAAAATAGTCCATAGCGTTCAGATTGAGGATATCAAATGGGCTTgaaaagggtttggttttgtttttccagaagtttATTTCAAAAGTGTGCAAACGGGATACACGGCTAGCACTGGAATTCTGGTACACCTGATCCAGAGAGCCCCGACGGCCCTTCTGTCTGCAACCCCCGCCCCTCCCACCCCTCAACACTACATGAAAGATCTGGGATGTATCAACAATCCGATCAGCTAGCGGAGACACGGAGCTCAGCCTGCCCAGTGTCTGCAAGCAGGGAAATAAGGCTTCTCTAGCTCACCCACAGCTCAACATACGGCGCTACCATGGTAactagaaaataacttttaattaaa
This is a stretch of genomic DNA from Larus michahellis chromosome 11, bLarMic1.1, whole genome shotgun sequence. It encodes these proteins:
- the MYOZ3 gene encoding myozenin-3 isoform X1 — encoded protein: MTIMRPGPEDAPRLDLGKKMSVPQDLMMEELSLRNNRGSQLFQQRQKRVQRFVYEHPSGYRQLQGTGGSHRPEKGDQEGTANEWTAGEDAGGQQSYHSELHVAASPQGGPPEVPKKTEKVLQMSKVLNPDALAPGYSGPLKEVPPEKFNATAIPKGYRSPWQALLGDKDNAVHGKNQPPVRPTPWDFRSFNRTPAPFDRALVSDLFSAPTTELDNLSALEVISYRPNFNRTPQGWVRILPESDEL
- the MYOZ3 gene encoding myozenin-3 isoform X2 gives rise to the protein MTIMRPGPEDAPRLDLGKKMSVPQDLMMEELSLRNNRGSQLFQQRQKRVQRFVYEHPSGYRQLQGTGGSHRPEKGDQEGTANEWTAGEDAGGQQSYHSELHVAASPQGGPPEVPKKTEKVLQMSKVLNPDALAPGYSGPLKEVPPEKFNATAIPKGYRSPWQALLGDKDNAVHGKNQPPVRPTPWDFRSFNSTGEQQGLRSLCR